The genomic DNA TGCCGATAGTGCTCGATCACGTTTTGGCTTTAGACGCATTGCCGGTTCACCACAAGGATCCGTTTGACCGATTGTTGTTGGCACAATCAGCTGTGGAAGATGTGGTTCTCGTCAGCAAAGACTCGGTCTTCACAAATTATCCGGTCAAGGTGATCTGGTAGAAGAACCCCTTTCGTACCTCCTGGGCTAACAAGTTATTCCAAGCGGATGGGCGACAGGAAGGGTGAATTCACCAATCCAAGGATTATTAGTACGGTCGTCAAGGGGATTAATCTATTGTTTTCCGGTAATCTCTAAATTGAAATAGGCCTGGGCGACCTGTCTGTCGCCATAATATGCCTTGATCAAGGCAGGATAGGTTACAGATAACGAGGTCCTGCCCAGGAATTGAAGATTTAACGGGGTCGCAACTGAGACACCGGCCCGGAGTGCCGGGGTAGGACGGCGTTCGGGGGTGACATATCCTTCGTAGTGAAAGTATGGCAAACCCGCTTTTCTAGTTGTTTCAACCGCGTATCAAGTTCTTCGTTCACCGGACTTTCCGTCTATTTCAGTCCCGTTATCTTTTGGACGTTTTTGAGGAGCCAGTTCTGGGTAAAGAGGTGTTCTCTATTAAGGCCCAGGTGAAGCCTGAGTTGATCTTTGATCTCGCCATCAGGGACCAGGGAGATAAGCCTTTCGTACCTGGAGATCAGGGTTTCTTCGACCGGGATGAGAGCTTTCAGGACAGAAAGCCGGTCTTCCCCTAAATAGATAGAAGGCATGGGGTTTCTGCTCATTTCTACTCCGTTTGCATCCTTTTTGGCATTTTCGATCTGAATGACGTCTCCCCATTTGATTAAGGTGCCGGAGTTTTTATCCCAGTGCCTCATGTGATCGATGGAGTTTTTAAAGAGACGCTGACTGAGATCCTGGTGCTCACTGAAGAGAAACACGTATTTTAAGTAGCGGTGCGTGAGTTCATTTTCCAGACGCATGATTTCGTGGAGAAGCTGTACTTCTTCCCGGTTGATATTTTCCGGGTTTGATGGGTAGCAGAGGGCATCTTCAGCTCCCTGTGCCTTCAGGACGTCCATCATGGCCGCAAACTGGTTCGAGTGGCGCACCTCATCATAAGAGATATTCAGGACCATGTTCTGAATCTTTGGGAAAGCGCCTTCGGGAAACTTTGCCGACTGGTAGAGATTCGTGACTAGGTCTTCCGTCATTTTGTCTCTGTTAAGATTATCCATAATTCGAGGGTAGCGCATGACCTCATCGGTTTTAAAAGAGGGAACCCCGCCCATCTGGGTAATAATGACGGCAAGCTGAATGGAATGGTACATCTCATCGATGCCGATCTGAATCATCTGGGCGCGGATATCGGTTCTATTCTTCATAATGGGGTCTTCATAGAAAAACTTGCCCTTCGGCATGGAGTAGGCATGGATCGTATATTCAAAGCTTACGGCCCATTCGTGCTCCAGGGCGATGTTTAAAAGCCTTAAGGCGTCTTCCTTGGTCTCCACTTTTTGAATCTTGTCCATAGGCCCTCCAACATATCTTTTTTATTGTAACATTATAAGCATATTACCTGCCTTTTGACAACTGCGAGCCGGACCCCAAATACACCACCCTAGTTTGTAGGTAGTGGATTTAAGACGATTCCGCCCTTGCCTTCGGCTAGTAGTTCTGCTAACGTATCGCTACATGAGCGGGGTTCACGTTTGCACCCCATAAGTTCACGCCCATGCCGGGCGTATACCATCTGCTGCACGCTGACCGGTGTTTCGCTGGCGCTATACGACGGCAGGTGAGCAGTACGTTAGGCCATTGTGATATTATAATTAAACTCTTTTTTAAAACGTTGCCTGTTTTTCAACGCTCATTTCAGGTTCTCGAAGGCAAGATTGAGAAGCCAGCCTTTGTGAAGCGTGGTACTTATTACGCCTTTCGCTATGAAAAGCAGCCTGTTCAAGCGGCAGTGATTTAGAAGTTAACCCGTGTAATAAGCGGTTCAGTCTAACTCGACTTTTCACGGGTGGCTTCGCGCCGTAAAAACTGTCATTCGTTTTGCAACTCCATTTATGAGGAATTCTAATGATCAGACCCATATCGACATATGTGAACCCATATTGAGAATCCATGAACGAAAGCTGAAAAATGTACCGGAAAGATCATTCTCATAAGGAGAACATGTCCCGATGGGGATAGCATCTGATATTATTATCATCGTAGTGGCTGCCTTAATTGGTGGTTTGATTGCCCACAAACTAAGACTGCCTTTGATTTTGGGTTACATTCTGTCTGGTGTATTGGTCGGCCCTTATACCGTTGGGGTAACCGTTTCAGGCATCCATGAGATCGAACGGCTGGCGGAGATTGGCGTTGCGCTTTTGCTTTTTGCTTTGGGGTTAGAGTTTTCGGTTAAAAAATTGAAACCGGTGCGTAACGTTGCCTTAATCGGTACGCCTATTCAGATTCTCCTGACCATGGCCTATGGGTTTGCGATTGGGTGGTACCTAGGTTGGGAGTGGATCCCCTCGCTTTGGCTGGGAGCGCTGATCTCCCTATCCAGTACGATGGTCATCTTGAAAACTCTGATGAATCAGGGATGGCTGGGCACACTCTCAAGTCGAGTGATGATTGGAATGCTGATTGTCCAGGATCTGGCGGTCGTGCCCATGATGATCATATTGCCGCAGTTGAATAATCCGAAAACCGGACTCCCGGCGCTGGGAATAGCTGCGCTGAAAGCTGCCCTATTTCTTGTGTTGATGATTTTCTTGGGGACACGGCTCCTTCCGCGCCTGATAAGCCACATCGCCCGCTGGAACTCACGTGAGCTATTTCTTCTCGCAATCGCTGCCGCCGGCCTGGGGGTTGGCTACGCCACTTACCTCTTCGGACTTTCGTTTGCTTTTGGAGCCTTTGTGGCCGGTATGGTTCTGAGTGAGTCGGATTATAGTCATCAGGCGTTAAGCGACATCACTCCCCTGAGGGATCTGTTCGGCCTGCTTTTTTTCGCTTCGGTTGGCATGTTGCTGGACCCGGCTTTTCTAATTGCCAACATAGGCAAGGTGTTGACCTTGGTGCTGCTTGTAGCGGTGGGTAAGGGATTGATTTTCGCCACATTGACCAGACTCTTCGGCTATGGCAATGTAGTCCCCCTAGCCGTTGGGCTGGGACTTTTCCAGGTAGGAGAGTTCTCTTTCGTGCTGGTTCGGATGGGCGTCCAGACGAATTCAATTGGAAGCGAAGTGTATTCTTTGATCCTTACTACGGCTATGGTGACTATGATTCTGACCCCCTTTGCCTCGGGACTGACTGCCCCGCTGTACGCCCTCCGGAGGCGTTGGTTCAAACATGAGCCGCTACAAACTATCAATCTTCCCCAAACAGGACTCCGAGACCACGTGGTTATCGTCGGTAGAGGCCGAGTTGGGCGGCATGTGGCTCAGGTTTTGCGTCGTCTGGATTTAGCATTTGTAATTATAGAGATGGATTACCGTCGGGTTGAACAGGCCAAGGCCGCCCATTTACCCGTAATTTATGGGGACGCGAGCCAGGCAATCGTTTTGGAAGCAGCCCAAATTGAGCAAGCACGCTTGCTGCTGATCACGGTCCCCGCGATCGTTGTTTCACAATCCATCGTTCACCAGGCTCGTCAACTTAATTCGTCCCTCCATATCGTCGCCAGGGCTGAAGGAATAGAACAAATGAAAGCATTGTATGGCAGCGGCGTCTATGAGGTGGTTCAGCCGGAGTTTGAGGCTGGTTTGGAAATTACGCGACAGGCGTTGCTCCATCTCCGCATTCCTGTCACCGAAATACAGCGATATACTGACGCGGTACGCCATGAATTATACGCCCCCCTCTATCAGACACATTATGATTATCGTACAATTGTTCAACTCCAAAATGCCGGGGACCTGTTGGAACTGACCTGGATGAATCTGTCCCCGGGCAGTCCCCTGAATGGGCGGAATATTCGAGAGTTAGGCATACGCAGTCAGACGGGCGCTTCTGTTGTGGGAGTTATACGGAAGGGAGTGTTTTATCCCAATCCCGACGCCGAATATAGTTTTGCTGACGGTGATCTGGTAGCAGTCATAGGCGAACCTCATGAGCGTGCTGCTTTCGAAGCGTTAGCGAAACCGGTTACTAATTGAATCACTATTGCAGGAATTGACGAGGAGGTAGAAAAAATGGCTCGAAACAGACGAATGGCTAAGATCGCAATCGCTTTACTGGTTCTTTGTATCTTCTCCATGTTATGGCCACAGGCTCGATCAGAAGCAGACTCTCTGGTAAAGCTATCGAGGGGACAAACCGTTTACGTACCGGTTTATTCTCATATATATAGCGGCGACCGAGAGTATCCTTTCTATCTGGCGGTGACACTTAGTATTAGGAACACCGATCCAAAGCATCCCATAACAATCCTTGAGGTAAATTATTACGATTCAGATGGCAACTTGCTAAAACAACACGTAAAAAGCCCGGTTCAAATC from Desulfovibrionales bacterium includes the following:
- a CDS encoding cation:proton antiporter encodes the protein MGIASDIIIIVVAALIGGLIAHKLRLPLILGYILSGVLVGPYTVGVTVSGIHEIERLAEIGVALLLFALGLEFSVKKLKPVRNVALIGTPIQILLTMAYGFAIGWYLGWEWIPSLWLGALISLSSTMVILKTLMNQGWLGTLSSRVMIGMLIVQDLAVVPMMIILPQLNNPKTGLPALGIAALKAALFLVLMIFLGTRLLPRLISHIARWNSRELFLLAIAAAGLGVGYATYLFGLSFAFGAFVAGMVLSESDYSHQALSDITPLRDLFGLLFFASVGMLLDPAFLIANIGKVLTLVLLVAVGKGLIFATLTRLFGYGNVVPLAVGLGLFQVGEFSFVLVRMGVQTNSIGSEVYSLILTTAMVTMILTPFASGLTAPLYALRRRWFKHEPLQTINLPQTGLRDHVVIVGRGRVGRHVAQVLRRLDLAFVIIEMDYRRVEQAKAAHLPVIYGDASQAIVLEAAQIEQARLLLITVPAIVVSQSIVHQARQLNSSLHIVARAEGIEQMKALYGSGVYEVVQPEFEAGLEITRQALLHLRIPVTEIQRYTDAVRHELYAPLYQTHYDYRTIVQLQNAGDLLELTWMNLSPGSPLNGRNIRELGIRSQTGASVVGVIRKGVFYPNPDAEYSFADGDLVAVIGEPHERAAFEALAKPVTN
- a CDS encoding DUF3124 domain-containing protein, with protein sequence MAKIAIALLVLCIFSMLWPQARSEADSLVKLSRGQTVYVPVYSHIYSGDREYPFYLAVTLSIRNTDPKHPITILEVNYYDSDGNLLKQHVKSPVQISAMASTRYVIKESDKSGGSGANFIVKWRSYHDVNVPIIESVMIGTQRQQGISFNSRGQVIKEESK